One genomic window of Coffea eugenioides isolate CCC68of chromosome 1, Ceug_1.0, whole genome shotgun sequence includes the following:
- the LOC113770564 gene encoding uncharacterized protein LOC113770564, which translates to MWMIVTLADAHTCIRVCYNNDHRGLSSDIIVEHIIPHIMNGPVYKIKEIQASVKQEFHCDVSYKKAWYVRRRAIDILYGDWPTSISQLPTYIQELQRSNPGTVVVWDHHPLSTPSNIIFDYIFWAFAPAIQAFRHLKPVICVDGTFLKGPYQGKFLVAIGFDANNSKFPLAYALVDEENNRNWPWFMRLLRIHVCGDVQNICTISDRHHGIINAMRTLEEWQEPLGVHRFCLIHIRSNFTQKFKNER; encoded by the coding sequence ATGTGGATGATTGTCACACTTGCTGATGCTCATACCTGCATCCGTGTTTGTTATAATAATGACCACCGTGGATTGAGTAGCGACATAATTGTCGAACATATTATTCCCCACATTATGAATGGTCCAGTGTATAAAATCAAGGAAATTCAAGCATCGGTGAAACAGGAGTTTCATTGCGATGTGTCTTACAAGAAAGCTTGGTATGTTAGACGCCGTGCCATTGATATATTATATGGGGATTGGCCGACATCCATATCGCAGCTGCCAACGTATATTCAGGAGTTACAAAGGTCCAATCCGGGTACGGTAGTTGTGTGGGATCATCATCCATTGAGTACCCCTTCCAATATTATTTTTGATTATATATTTTGGGCATTTGCGCCTGCCATCCAAGCCTTCCGCCATCTAAAACCGGTCATATGTGTAGATGGTACCTTTTTGAAAGGACCTTATCAAGGAAAATTTCTTGTCGCCATAGGTTTTGATGCTAATAACTCAAAGTTTCCCCTGGCATATGCCCTAGTTGATGAGGAGAATAATCGGAATTGGCCTTGGTTCATGAGACTATTACGCATTCATGTGTGTGGTGATGTGCAGAATATATGCACTATTTCTGATCGTCACCATGGCATCATTAATGCAATGCGTACACTCGAAGAGTGGCAGGAGCCATTAGGGGTGCACCGATTCTGTTTGATTCATATTCGGAGCaatttcacacaaaaattcAAGAATGAAAGGTAA
- the LOC113767003 gene encoding F-box/LRR-repeat protein At4g14103-like isoform X2 — MMIVKKIDSVPCRMASSATFSRFFPQNLQPPLPFCPPDGGNDVNDEKVVESEKKFMEFVNRLLMNCESTSVVNEFCLICRKSASCQKFGLSLWMSLVLPRGVQVLNILVDGYTNFPQFEVFPSEIFTCKTLVVLKLHGWLGLKLPKGLCLPNLKVLHLHTLTLLGDNTGWLLSSCCPLLDDLVIDGVELFDVGLIDFSSPSLTRLAWGQGSLGGKVVLNSPNLEYLEYAGDLYPLLSSNCKFKFLLKAILALENKNMPHDHDANQFCQFISEMRNLESFGLFGDSLQCLYQAGHLLPEFINLTRLELSTVRDLYSKDFETLLKSTPNLKVLVCYLSPLKMYDDMHLHFSAKERPLCLNQYLREVEIKSFFIIPNYGFDLVRYLLKHGAVLQKMSIHVATTEMPENWSSSAREKLNKFSKCSKNCKIMLI; from the exons ATGATGATTGTCAAGAAGATCGACTCAGTGCCTTGCCGGATGGCATCCTCTGCCACATTCTCTCGTTTCTTCCCACAAAATTTGCAGCCTCCACTTCCATTTTGTCCACCAGATGGAG GCAACGATGTCAATGATGAGAAGGTAGTGGAATCGGAGAAGAAGTTTATGGAGTTTGTTAACAGACTACTTATGAATTGTGAATCAACTTCTGTTGTGAATGAGTTTTGTCTTATATGTCGAAAGTCGGCTTCTTGCCAAAAGTTTGGGCTTAGCTTATGGATGTCTTTGGTGCTTCCGCGCGGTGTTCAGGTTCTTAACATCCTAGTTGATGGTTATACTAATTTTCCGCAGTTTGAAGTCTTTCCATCTGAAATCTTTACTTGTAAAACTCTTGTAGTCTTGAAATTACATGGTTGGCTTGGTCTAAAGCTTCCAAAAGGCCTCTGCTTGCCGAATCTTAAGGTCTTGCATTTGCATACTTTGACACTACTGGGAGATAATACAGGTTGGCTACTTTCATCATGCTGTCCATTGCTTGATGATTTGGTGATTGATGGTGTAGAATTATTTGATGTTGGATTAATTGATTTCAGTAGTCCTTCCTTAACAAGGTTGGCGTGGGGTCAGGGCTCGTTGGGTGGCAAGGTTGTTCTTAATAGCCCAAATCTTGAGTATTTGGAGTATGCAGGTGATCTATATCCGCTATTGAGCTCAAATTGCAAGTTCAAGTTCTTGTTAAAAGCTATTCTGGCTTTGGAAAATAAGAACATGCCACATGATCATGACGCTAACCAGTTTTGTCAATTTATTAGTGAAATGCGCAATTTGGAATCTTTTGGTTTATTTGGGGACTCTTTACAG TGTCTCTATCAGGCAGGTCATCTGTTACCTGAATTTATAAATTTGACTCGTTTGGAGCTTTCAACAGTGCGGGATCTCTATTCGAAAGACTTTGAGACTCTACTGAAGAGCACACCAAATCTGAAAGTGCTAGTCTGTTACCTG agTCCACTCAAGATGTATGATGATATGCACCTCCACTTCAGCGCGAAAGAGAGACCACTGTGTCTGAATCAATATCTCAGGGAAGTAGAGATAAAGAGTTTCTTTATTATCCCAAATTATGGGTTTGATTTAGTAAGATATCTTCTGAAGCATGGAGCAGTCTTACAGAAGATGTCTATACATGTTGCCACGACAGAAATGCCAGAAAATTGGTCCTCATCAGCTCGCGAGAAGTTAAATAAGTTCTCAAAGTGCTCAAAAAACTGTAAGATCATGCTTATTTAA
- the LOC113767003 gene encoding F-box/LRR-repeat protein At4g14103-like isoform X1, whose amino-acid sequence MMIVKKIDSVPCRMASSATFSRFFPQNLQPPLPFCPPDGGAGNDVNDEKVVESEKKFMEFVNRLLMNCESTSVVNEFCLICRKSASCQKFGLSLWMSLVLPRGVQVLNILVDGYTNFPQFEVFPSEIFTCKTLVVLKLHGWLGLKLPKGLCLPNLKVLHLHTLTLLGDNTGWLLSSCCPLLDDLVIDGVELFDVGLIDFSSPSLTRLAWGQGSLGGKVVLNSPNLEYLEYAGDLYPLLSSNCKFKFLLKAILALENKNMPHDHDANQFCQFISEMRNLESFGLFGDSLQCLYQAGHLLPEFINLTRLELSTVRDLYSKDFETLLKSTPNLKVLVCYLSPLKMYDDMHLHFSAKERPLCLNQYLREVEIKSFFIIPNYGFDLVRYLLKHGAVLQKMSIHVATTEMPENWSSSAREKLNKFSKCSKNCKIMLI is encoded by the exons ATGATGATTGTCAAGAAGATCGACTCAGTGCCTTGCCGGATGGCATCCTCTGCCACATTCTCTCGTTTCTTCCCACAAAATTTGCAGCCTCCACTTCCATTTTGTCCACCAGATGGAG GAGCAGGCAACGATGTCAATGATGAGAAGGTAGTGGAATCGGAGAAGAAGTTTATGGAGTTTGTTAACAGACTACTTATGAATTGTGAATCAACTTCTGTTGTGAATGAGTTTTGTCTTATATGTCGAAAGTCGGCTTCTTGCCAAAAGTTTGGGCTTAGCTTATGGATGTCTTTGGTGCTTCCGCGCGGTGTTCAGGTTCTTAACATCCTAGTTGATGGTTATACTAATTTTCCGCAGTTTGAAGTCTTTCCATCTGAAATCTTTACTTGTAAAACTCTTGTAGTCTTGAAATTACATGGTTGGCTTGGTCTAAAGCTTCCAAAAGGCCTCTGCTTGCCGAATCTTAAGGTCTTGCATTTGCATACTTTGACACTACTGGGAGATAATACAGGTTGGCTACTTTCATCATGCTGTCCATTGCTTGATGATTTGGTGATTGATGGTGTAGAATTATTTGATGTTGGATTAATTGATTTCAGTAGTCCTTCCTTAACAAGGTTGGCGTGGGGTCAGGGCTCGTTGGGTGGCAAGGTTGTTCTTAATAGCCCAAATCTTGAGTATTTGGAGTATGCAGGTGATCTATATCCGCTATTGAGCTCAAATTGCAAGTTCAAGTTCTTGTTAAAAGCTATTCTGGCTTTGGAAAATAAGAACATGCCACATGATCATGACGCTAACCAGTTTTGTCAATTTATTAGTGAAATGCGCAATTTGGAATCTTTTGGTTTATTTGGGGACTCTTTACAG TGTCTCTATCAGGCAGGTCATCTGTTACCTGAATTTATAAATTTGACTCGTTTGGAGCTTTCAACAGTGCGGGATCTCTATTCGAAAGACTTTGAGACTCTACTGAAGAGCACACCAAATCTGAAAGTGCTAGTCTGTTACCTG agTCCACTCAAGATGTATGATGATATGCACCTCCACTTCAGCGCGAAAGAGAGACCACTGTGTCTGAATCAATATCTCAGGGAAGTAGAGATAAAGAGTTTCTTTATTATCCCAAATTATGGGTTTGATTTAGTAAGATATCTTCTGAAGCATGGAGCAGTCTTACAGAAGATGTCTATACATGTTGCCACGACAGAAATGCCAGAAAATTGGTCCTCATCAGCTCGCGAGAAGTTAAATAAGTTCTCAAAGTGCTCAAAAAACTGTAAGATCATGCTTATTTAA